The following proteins are co-located in the Anaerolineales bacterium genome:
- a CDS encoding [Fe-S]-binding protein — MLTTPEKIIFILAVLFSLSLTSLAVRRIVRIIQRGHGRPDFSVLRKRLLSVPPRIIAFQPVFRFRLVPSLFHAMIGWGFLYFLLVNLADVLQAYLPNYTFLGTGLIGNLFRLGADISSLLVFVGISFMLVRRFVIRSKDLTARSDVLLHPKARTGILRDSAIVGAFVTMHVLARFVGESFKLAEHGTDSWQPFASTVSRLWSGWEVSSLVIGFHACFWISLGWILAFLPYFLYSKHIHLFFAPLNFLLKPARRSIGELSRLDFDDESVEAFGVSKLEDLGWEQLMDAYACIMCYRCQQVCPAYNTGKVLSPAALEINKRYFLNYYGAEISGGKASPQTLIEFAIPEEAIWACTACGACVDICPVNNEPMRDILDIRRALVLNENAFPQQLQTAFRGMERNVNPWNIPPTERLKWAEGLNVPTIEENPTPEILWWVGCAPATDVRAQKVAQAFAHILEHAGMNYAVLGKNEQCTGDSARRAGNEYLFNELASSNVQILNEVNPRRIVTTCPHCLHTLKNEYPAFGGNYTVIHHTQLIQELISEGKIRLASLSPDEDPNNGITYHDPCYLGRHNHIIDEPRTDISLLGGEFTELHRHAYKSFCCGAGGAQMWKEEEHGQQRVNANRFAEAQATGADALAVACPFCLIMLTDAQKAANSELRVLDIAELLAARLE; from the coding sequence ATGCTGACCACACCAGAGAAAATTATCTTCATCCTGGCCGTCCTGTTTTCGTTGTCTCTAACCTCTTTGGCTGTCAGGCGCATCGTCCGCATCATCCAACGCGGGCATGGACGGCCAGATTTCTCCGTGTTGCGTAAGCGATTATTATCAGTCCCACCTCGTATTATCGCTTTCCAACCTGTCTTCCGTTTCCGGCTGGTCCCCAGCCTGTTTCATGCCATGATTGGTTGGGGCTTCCTGTATTTTTTACTGGTAAATTTGGCTGATGTCCTCCAAGCGTACCTTCCCAATTACACTTTCCTGGGCACCGGGCTTATTGGGAACCTGTTTCGATTAGGGGCGGATATCAGCAGCCTCCTCGTTTTTGTTGGCATCAGCTTCATGCTGGTGCGGCGTTTCGTTATCAGGTCAAAAGACCTCACCGCTCGATCGGATGTCTTGCTGCATCCCAAGGCACGCACTGGCATCCTGCGCGATTCGGCGATCGTCGGTGCATTTGTTACCATGCATGTCCTGGCACGCTTTGTAGGTGAATCTTTCAAACTGGCTGAGCATGGTACAGATTCATGGCAGCCGTTTGCCTCAACAGTGTCTCGCCTCTGGTCTGGTTGGGAAGTTAGCTCCCTCGTAATTGGTTTTCACGCCTGCTTTTGGATCTCACTCGGATGGATCCTGGCCTTCCTGCCCTACTTTTTATACTCCAAACACATCCACCTCTTCTTTGCACCATTGAACTTCCTGCTTAAGCCCGCCCGCAGGTCGATTGGCGAATTATCACGCCTGGATTTCGATGATGAGAGCGTCGAAGCTTTCGGTGTATCGAAACTCGAAGATCTTGGCTGGGAACAGCTCATGGATGCATATGCCTGCATCATGTGCTACCGCTGCCAGCAGGTCTGCCCAGCCTATAACACCGGCAAGGTCTTATCACCCGCTGCCCTGGAAATTAACAAACGCTATTTTCTGAATTATTATGGGGCTGAAATTTCCGGCGGCAAGGCAAGCCCACAAACCCTGATTGAATTTGCCATTCCTGAAGAGGCTATCTGGGCTTGCACGGCTTGTGGTGCTTGTGTGGATATCTGCCCGGTGAACAACGAACCCATGCGTGATATCCTTGACATCCGCCGCGCCCTCGTTTTGAATGAAAATGCATTCCCTCAACAGCTACAGACTGCTTTCCGCGGCATGGAACGGAATGTGAACCCCTGGAACATCCCTCCCACGGAGCGCTTGAAATGGGCTGAGGGGCTTAACGTGCCCACCATAGAAGAAAATCCGACGCCCGAGATCTTATGGTGGGTTGGTTGTGCGCCCGCGACTGACGTACGCGCCCAAAAGGTCGCACAGGCATTCGCCCATATCCTCGAGCATGCAGGTATGAATTATGCGGTCTTGGGGAAAAATGAGCAATGTACGGGTGACTCAGCTCGCAGGGCAGGCAATGAATACCTTTTTAATGAATTGGCTTCATCAAACGTGCAGATATTGAATGAAGTAAATCCGCGACGGATCGTAACCACCTGCCCGCATTGCCTGCATACCTTGAAGAACGAATATCCAGCGTTTGGTGGGAATTACACCGTGATACACCATACGCAACTAATCCAGGAGCTTATATCGGAAGGCAAAATTCGGCTAGCTTCCCTATCGCCTGATGAGGATCCCAACAATGGGATCACTTATCACGACCCTTGTTACCTGGGCAGGCATAACCACATCATCGACGAACCTCGCACAGATATTAGCCTCCTGGGTGGGGAGTTTACAGAATTACATCGCCATGCGTATAAGTCATTTTGCTGCGGAGCAGGAGGAGCCCAGATGTGGAAGGAGGAAGAGCATGGCCAGCAACGCGTCAATGCCAACCGTTTCGCCGAAGCTCAAGCAACCGGTGCGGACGCACTGGCAGTGGCCTGTCCCTTCTGCCTGATCATGTTGACGGATGCTCAGAAAGCTGCTAACAGCGAGCTGCGGGTTCTAGATATTGCTGAGCTGCTGGCAGCGAGATTGGAGTAA